A single Dermacentor albipictus isolate Rhodes 1998 colony chromosome 3, USDA_Dalb.pri_finalv2, whole genome shotgun sequence DNA region contains:
- the ZnT49B gene encoding proton-coupled zinc antiporter SLC30A9, mitochondrial isoform X1 gives MIIPWASICAPRSSCCFKGTRHMSRLSRQITFLRVRPSFAGSGVLFFWDGRKPRISRQMCDLHIRPLLAQQVRNVGSSSNNGKEPPVMSEVQATIVKAVSGHRRKLDVTKDYTERNFVTPVRAMSDYLLKPSDLEGLRMVHRRSPYEDAPPITVYLRRDVEAKALEVWGSYDALQKEHERKRREEQKYRESMSNVKSILKEYQRAERASQEAKRREQILQGSGRVVHTAVVINGLNFAFKGAAWFYTGSHSMFAEAIHSLSDTCNQLLLAFGIHKSIQQANPDHPYGYHNMRYVSSLISGVGVFFFGAGLAWYHGIKGLMHPEELESLYWAFFILGGSLISEGGTFLVAFNELKKGARREKMTMLEYVKRSRDPSVNVVLLEDMAAVLGVTVAAACMGLATHLGDPTYDAIGSLIIGTLLGSVAAFIVYSNSVALVGRSIPFDAMQQINKELENDVMIRAIHDVKATDMGNYVVRYKAEIDIDGRELTKSYLDTQDMELLLEEVMNIETIEQLDAFMLKHGENIVDLLGAQVDRIESNLKKRHPEVRHVDLEVL, from the exons ATGATTATTCCGTGGGCCTCCATCTGTGCTCCCCGGAGCTCTTGCTGCTTCAAAGGGACAAGACACATGTCCAGACTTTCAAGACAAATTACATTTCTTCGTGTTCGACCAAGCTTTGCTGGAAGTG GCGTTCTGTTCTTCTGGGATGGACGAAAGCCAAGGATCAGCAGACAAATGTGTGACCTTCACATCAGGCCACTGCTTGCTCAGCAAGTACGCAATGTCGGAAGCTCCAGCAACAATGGAAAAGAACCACCTGTGATGTCTGAAGTTCAGGCGACGATAGTAAAGG CTGTCAGTGGCCATCGTAGGAAACTGGATGTAACCAAGGACTACACAGAGCGAAACTTCGTGACACCAGTCCGGGCAATGAGTGACTATCTGTTGAAACCAAG TGATCTGGAGGGACTGCGCATGGTTCATCGGAGGAGTCCTTACGAAGACGCACCACCAATCACCGTGTACTTGCGCCGAGATGTCGAAGCCAA GGCATTGGAAGTGTGGGGTTCATATGACGCATTACAAAAAGAGCATGAGAGGAAGCGAAGGGAAGAGCAAAAGTACCGAGAGA GCATGTCCAATGTCAAGAGCATTCTAAAAGAGTACCAACGTGCTGAAAGAGCCAGTCAAGAGGCTAAG AGGCGGGAACAAATTCTTCAAGGTTCAGGACGTGTCGTGCACACGGCAGTGGTGAT AAATGGCCTGAACTTTGCCTTTAAAGGAGCGGCATGGTTCTATACAGGATCGCACAGCATGTTTGCTGAAGCCATCCACTCACTGTCGGACACCTGCAACCAG CTGTTGCTGGCTTTTGGAATTCACAAGTCGATCCAGCAAGCTAACCCAGATCACCC TTATGGCTACCACAACATGCGTTATGTCTCGTCACTTATCAGTGGAGTGGGCGTGTTCTTCTTCGGTGCTGGTCTTGCATGGTATCATGGCATCAAGGGACTGATGCACCCTGAAGAGCTCGAGTCGCTCTACTGG GCCTTCTTCATTCTTGGTGGCTCACTCATCTCAGAAGGAG GAACTTTCTTGGTGGCTTTCAATGAGCTTAAAAAGGGTGCCCGTAGGGAGAAGATGACCATGTTGGAATATG TGAAGCGCAGCCGGGACCCAAGCGTCAACGTGGTGCTTTTGGAGGACATGGCCGCTGTATTGGGCGTGACCGTGGCTGCAGCCTGCATGGGCCTGGCCACACACCTGGGGGATCCCACCTATGATGCCATTGGATCGCTTATCATAGGCACCCTGCTGGGATCGGTGGCCGCCTTCATCGTCTACTCCAACTCGGTTGCACTGGTCGGCCGCTCCATTCCTTTTGATGCCATGCAACAGATCAACAAAGAGCTCGAGAATGACGTCATGATCAG GGCCATTCATGATGTGAAGGCAACAGATATGGGCAACTACGTTGTTCGTTACAAAGCTGAAATCGACATTGATGGTCGTGAACTCACCAAGTCCTACCTAGACACGCAGGACATGGAACTTCTCCTAGAG GAGGTTATGAACATAGAAACCATTGAGCAATTGGATGCTTTCATGCTGAAGCATGGAGAGAACATTGTGGACCTCTTAGGGGCACAGGTGGACAGAATTGAAAGCAATTTGAAG AAGCGGCACCCAGAAGTTCGTCATGTGGATTTGGAAGTGCTGTGA
- the ZnT49B gene encoding proton-coupled zinc antiporter SLC30A9, mitochondrial isoform X2 produces MCDLHIRPLLAQQVRNVGSSSNNGKEPPVMSEVQATIVKAVSGHRRKLDVTKDYTERNFVTPVRAMSDYLLKPSDLEGLRMVHRRSPYEDAPPITVYLRRDVEAKALEVWGSYDALQKEHERKRREEQKYRESMSNVKSILKEYQRAERASQEAKRREQILQGSGRVVHTAVVINGLNFAFKGAAWFYTGSHSMFAEAIHSLSDTCNQLLLAFGIHKSIQQANPDHPYGYHNMRYVSSLISGVGVFFFGAGLAWYHGIKGLMHPEELESLYWAFFILGGSLISEGGTFLVAFNELKKGARREKMTMLEYVKRSRDPSVNVVLLEDMAAVLGVTVAAACMGLATHLGDPTYDAIGSLIIGTLLGSVAAFIVYSNSVALVGRSIPFDAMQQINKELENDVMIRAIHDVKATDMGNYVVRYKAEIDIDGRELTKSYLDTQDMELLLEEVMNIETIEQLDAFMLKHGENIVDLLGAQVDRIESNLKKRHPEVRHVDLEVL; encoded by the exons ATGTGTGACCTTCACATCAGGCCACTGCTTGCTCAGCAAGTACGCAATGTCGGAAGCTCCAGCAACAATGGAAAAGAACCACCTGTGATGTCTGAAGTTCAGGCGACGATAGTAAAGG CTGTCAGTGGCCATCGTAGGAAACTGGATGTAACCAAGGACTACACAGAGCGAAACTTCGTGACACCAGTCCGGGCAATGAGTGACTATCTGTTGAAACCAAG TGATCTGGAGGGACTGCGCATGGTTCATCGGAGGAGTCCTTACGAAGACGCACCACCAATCACCGTGTACTTGCGCCGAGATGTCGAAGCCAA GGCATTGGAAGTGTGGGGTTCATATGACGCATTACAAAAAGAGCATGAGAGGAAGCGAAGGGAAGAGCAAAAGTACCGAGAGA GCATGTCCAATGTCAAGAGCATTCTAAAAGAGTACCAACGTGCTGAAAGAGCCAGTCAAGAGGCTAAG AGGCGGGAACAAATTCTTCAAGGTTCAGGACGTGTCGTGCACACGGCAGTGGTGAT AAATGGCCTGAACTTTGCCTTTAAAGGAGCGGCATGGTTCTATACAGGATCGCACAGCATGTTTGCTGAAGCCATCCACTCACTGTCGGACACCTGCAACCAG CTGTTGCTGGCTTTTGGAATTCACAAGTCGATCCAGCAAGCTAACCCAGATCACCC TTATGGCTACCACAACATGCGTTATGTCTCGTCACTTATCAGTGGAGTGGGCGTGTTCTTCTTCGGTGCTGGTCTTGCATGGTATCATGGCATCAAGGGACTGATGCACCCTGAAGAGCTCGAGTCGCTCTACTGG GCCTTCTTCATTCTTGGTGGCTCACTCATCTCAGAAGGAG GAACTTTCTTGGTGGCTTTCAATGAGCTTAAAAAGGGTGCCCGTAGGGAGAAGATGACCATGTTGGAATATG TGAAGCGCAGCCGGGACCCAAGCGTCAACGTGGTGCTTTTGGAGGACATGGCCGCTGTATTGGGCGTGACCGTGGCTGCAGCCTGCATGGGCCTGGCCACACACCTGGGGGATCCCACCTATGATGCCATTGGATCGCTTATCATAGGCACCCTGCTGGGATCGGTGGCCGCCTTCATCGTCTACTCCAACTCGGTTGCACTGGTCGGCCGCTCCATTCCTTTTGATGCCATGCAACAGATCAACAAAGAGCTCGAGAATGACGTCATGATCAG GGCCATTCATGATGTGAAGGCAACAGATATGGGCAACTACGTTGTTCGTTACAAAGCTGAAATCGACATTGATGGTCGTGAACTCACCAAGTCCTACCTAGACACGCAGGACATGGAACTTCTCCTAGAG GAGGTTATGAACATAGAAACCATTGAGCAATTGGATGCTTTCATGCTGAAGCATGGAGAGAACATTGTGGACCTCTTAGGGGCACAGGTGGACAGAATTGAAAGCAATTTGAAG AAGCGGCACCCAGAAGTTCGTCATGTGGATTTGGAAGTGCTGTGA